The Halocalculus aciditolerans nucleotide sequence AGGCGGGCGCTCGCGGCGACGAACGGGCGGAGGAGGCGGGAGGCGAGCGGGCGGAACTGGTCGAGCGTCATAGGTACCCCGTGAAGTCGACGTCGCCGGCGCTCGGCTCGCGTTCGCCCGCGACGACGGCGTCGATCTCTCGCGCAACGCCCTCCGGTGTCCGGTCGGTCGTGTCGACCTCGTAGACGTGCTCGCGGCCGTGGTTCTCGACGGCCTGAATCAGGACGCCGTCGAGCGCTTCGGACTCGGCGTTCTCGCGCGCTTTCGCTTCGGGTTCGCCGCGCTCCGAGAGGCGGTCTTCGAGCGCGGCGGGCTCGCAGCGGAGGACGACGACGACGTCGACGTCGAGGTAGTGTGCGAGGTGGGATTCGACGAGCACGTCGTCCACGCCGTCGAGGTACTCCCGGACGGCGTCCACGTCGACGACGAGGCTATCGCGCGCCTCGTCGCGCTCCGTGTAGAGTTCTTCTTCCTTGATGACGTCGTTCAGGTGGACGACGTCGAGGGCCGTTTCGAGGTGTTCGGTCGCGGTGGTCTTGCCCGTGCCGGGCGTGCCGGTGACGGCGACTCTCACGCGGCCAGCACCTCGTTCAACGCGTCGACGGCGCGCTCGGTCTCCTCGCGCGTCCCGCAGGTGATGCGGACGCAGTCGTCGAGGCCGAAGCTCGTGCAGTCGCGGACGATGACGCCGCGGTGTTTGAGCGCCTCCGCGACACCGGCGGCGTCGCCGACCTCGACGAGGACGAAGTTCGCGTGGCTCTCGAACACCGGCGCGTCGAGTTCCGCTCGCATGTACTCGCGGGCCCACGCCGCCGTTTCGACGGTGGCCTCGCGGTGTTCCTCGTCGCCGAGCGCGGCGAGGCCGGCGGCGCAGGCGAGCGCCGACGCCGCGAACGGCGTGTTCACGCGAGCGTAGGCGTCCGCCCACGCCTCGGGGACGAGCCCGTAGCCGAGGCGGACGCCGGCGAGCCCGTAGACCTTCGAGAACGTCCGGAGCACGGCGACATCGTCGCGCTTCGCGCGACCGGCAGACGGCCGTGAGCCGTCGACGTCGTCCCGGTCGCGCACGAGGCCGAGCGCGCTCGGCGCGTCCGTGAACTCGCCGTAGGCTTCGTCCACGACGACGAGCGTCTCCTCGTCCGTCTCCTCGGCGATAGTCTCGACGTCGTCGAGGCTGAACCGCCCGCCCGTGGGGTTGTGCGGGCTGGTGAGGTGGACGACGCGCTCGCCGTCGTAGGCGTCGAGCACGCAGTCGGCGGTGAGGTCGAAGCCGTCGTCGCGCGGGATCTCGTACTCGGCGACGCCGCCGTGGTGGAAGCGACTGCTCATCCCGTAGTAGGAGAAGCCCGGCGTCGGCACGAGCACGTCGTCGCCGGGGGCGAGGGTCGCGCGGTGGAGGTAGTCGAGCACGCCGTCGCCGCCGTTCGCCAGCCAGACCTGCTCGTCCGCGACGCCCCACTCGTCGGCGAGCGCGGCGGTGAGGTCGGCGTGCGCCGCCGTCGGGTAGTGGTGGACGTCGCTCGCCGCGTCCTCCAGCGCCGCGATTGCGGCCGGCGACGGGCCGAGCGGGTTCTCGTTC carries:
- a CDS encoding adenylate kinase family protein; this translates as MRVAVTGTPGTGKTTATEHLETALDVVHLNDVIKEEELYTERDEARDSLVVDVDAVREYLDGVDDVLVESHLAHYLDVDVVVVLRCEPAALEDRLSERGEPEAKARENAESEALDGVLIQAVENHGREHVYEVDTTDRTPEGVAREIDAVVAGEREPSAGDVDFTGYL
- the hisC gene encoding histidinol-phosphate transaminase, encoding MQPRDLSDHAEYQAGRGIEEVARELGRDPAEFVKLASNENPLGPSPAAIAALEDAASDVHHYPTAAHADLTAALADEWGVADEQVWLANGGDGVLDYLHRATLAPGDDVLVPTPGFSYYGMSSRFHHGGVAEYEIPRDDGFDLTADCVLDAYDGERVVHLTSPHNPTGGRFSLDDVETIAEETDEETLVVVDEAYGEFTDAPSALGLVRDRDDVDGSRPSAGRAKRDDVAVLRTFSKVYGLAGVRLGYGLVPEAWADAYARVNTPFAASALACAAGLAALGDEEHREATVETAAWAREYMRAELDAPVFESHANFVLVEVGDAAGVAEALKHRGVIVRDCTSFGLDDCVRITCGTREETERAVDALNEVLAA